A window of the Pseudomonas fluorescens genome harbors these coding sequences:
- the ihfA gene encoding integration host factor subunit alpha — translation MGALTKAEMAERLYEELGLNKREAKELVELFFEEIRHALEDNEQVKLSGFGNFDLRDKRQRPGRNPKTGEEIPITARRVVTFRPGQKLKARVEAYAGTKS, via the coding sequence ATGGGGGCTTTGACGAAAGCTGAGATGGCGGAACGTCTGTATGAAGAGCTGGGCCTGAACAAGCGGGAAGCCAAGGAATTGGTTGAACTGTTTTTCGAGGAAATCAGGCACGCTCTTGAAGACAACGAGCAGGTCAAATTGTCGGGTTTCGGCAATTTCGACCTTCGGGACAAACGCCAGCGGCCTGGCCGCAACCCGAAAACGGGGGAAGAAATCCCGATCACGGCTCGCCGTGTGGTCACCTTTCGTCCAGGGCAGAAGTTGAAGGCCCGAGTTGAGGCTTATGCTGGAACCAAGTCATAA
- a CDS encoding MerR family transcriptional regulator: protein MLEPSHNDELPVIPGKRYFTIGEVSELCAVKPHVLRYWEQEFPQLNPVKRRGNRRYYQRQDVLMIRQIRALLYDQGFTIGGARLRLSGDEAKDDTTQYKQMIRQMIAELEDVLVVLKK, encoded by the coding sequence ATGCTGGAACCAAGTCATAACGACGAACTCCCCGTCATCCCGGGCAAACGCTACTTCACCATTGGTGAAGTCAGCGAGCTGTGTGCGGTAAAACCACACGTGCTGCGCTACTGGGAACAGGAGTTTCCTCAGCTCAACCCCGTCAAACGCCGCGGAAACCGCCGGTATTATCAGCGCCAGGACGTGCTGATGATCCGGCAGATCCGCGCGCTCCTTTACGATCAGGGGTTCACCATCGGCGGCGCGCGCCTGCGTCTGTCCGGCGATGAAGCTAAAGACGACACCACCCAATACAAGCAAATGATCCGCCAGATGATCGCCGAGCTCGAAGATGTTCTGGTGGTTCTCAAGAAATAA